Proteins co-encoded in one Neodiprion lecontei isolate iyNeoLeco1 chromosome 3, iyNeoLeco1.1, whole genome shotgun sequence genomic window:
- the LOC107227553 gene encoding protein obstructor-E, which produces MARLPIVTLAIFVAVFAVSSFAQRQFQQQYFAQRPQVQSASQVPQQYQPTPSTTPRAYSGSCPEKNGRFPVPTQCDAYIECIDGVPEEKLCPEGLLFNPDARFNYPCGYPIDVNCDGRRSLQPPQPTEDCPHQFGYFKVGDSVNCGKFMNCADGKGYIFDCPEGLAFNAESYRCDWPDQVPDCDAEAYLGFRCPPPGEGIFAQGEIRYFRSPQDCQRYFICVDNSPRLQNCGEGNAFSEDINACDAAENVTGCEPAGSILDRGVGQVKLF; this is translated from the exons ATGGCTCGTCTGCCGATCGTGACCTTAGCGATATTCGTTGCAGTTTTTGCTGTATCCA GCTTTGCTCAGCGTCAATTCCAGCAGCAATACTTCGCTCAACGTCCCCAGGTTCAAAGCGCTTCCCAAGTACCGCAACAGTACCAACCGACTCCTTCGACCACACCCCGAGCGTATTCGGGCAGTTGCCCGGAGAAGAACGGAAGATTCCCCGTCCCAACGCAATGCGACGCTTACATCGAGTGCATCGATGGCGTTCCCGAGGAGAAGCTTTGCCCCGAAGGATTATTATTCAATCCTGACGCTCGATTCAACTATCCTTGCGGCTACCCCATCGACGTGAACTGTGATGGTCGACGAAGCCTCC AGCCCCCTCAGCCAACCGAAGACTGCCCTCATCAGTTCGGATACTTCAAGGTCGGCGACAGTGTGAACTGTGGAAAATTCATGAATTGCGCCGATGGCAAAGGATACATATTCGACTGCCCAGAGGGACTTGCCTTCAATGCCGAAAGCTACCGTTGCGATTGGCCGGATCAAGTGCCTGATTGCGACGCCGAAG CGTACTTGGGTTTCCGTTGCCCTCCACCCGGCGAAGGAATTTTTGCACAAGGCGAGATTCGCTACTTCAGAAGCCCGCAAGATTGCCAGCGTTACTTCATCTGCGTCGATAACAGCCCCCGCCTTCAAAACTGTGGCGAAGGAAATGCGTTCAGCGAAGATATCAACGCCTGCGATGCAGCTGAAAATGTTACCGGATG cgAGCCGGCTGGCTCTATTTTGGACAGAGGTGTCGGTCAAGTGAAGTTGTTTTAG
- the LOC107227554 gene encoding 1-acyl-sn-glycerol-3-phosphate acyltransferase alpha — MTTWLLYFLAIIFLLVALILTSDSHDVVRFHARFLLYYIVSSTIAVMGIPYIMLRPKDVRNCRDLSALLKQVTKILGIQWELRGAAELSVERGCVVVANHQSTLDILGMFNIWQVMGKCAPVAKQAIFYAWPFGLAAWLAGVVFIDKRTPGKAVATLNETSKLVNTRKVKMWIFPEGTRNNNIIAKGMLPFKKGAFRIAIENQVPLLPIVYSPYYFINHRNHYFGRGKVIVQTLKPVPTEGLGLKDVDDLMERTQKMMREALKELTKEVLAPLPPDYPGLQGIEIPKTEMS, encoded by the exons atgaCTACTTGGCTGCTCTATTTTTTGGCCATCATTTTCCTGCTGGTAGCTTTAATTCTGACATCGGACAGCCATGACGTGGTTCGTTTTCACGCCAGGTTCCTTTTGTACTACATAGTCTCCTCTACCATCGCCGTGATGGGCATACCTTACATTATGCTCAGACCTAAAGATGTCAGGAATTGCCG GGATCTGTCAGCACTGCTCAAGCAAGTTACCAAAATCTTGGGTATTCAGTGGGAACTTCGTGGTGCGGCTGAATTGAGTGTAGAGCGGGGATGCGTCGTAGTCGCCAATCATCAAAGCACACTCGACATTCTTG GAATGTTCAACATCTGGCAAGTAATGGGAAAATGTGCACCTGTGGCAAAGCAAGCGATTTTTTATGCCTGGCCCTTCGGCTTGGCGGCTTGGCTGGCCGGGGTCGTTTTCATTGATAAGCGAACGCCAGGGAAAGCTGTAGCGACTCTCAATGAAACGAGTAAACTTGTCAACACTCGCAAG GTGAAGATGTGGATATTTCCTGAGGGTACGCGAAATAACAACATTATTGCGAAGGGTATGCTGCCCTTTAAGAAGGGCGCCTTTAGAATTGCAATCGAGAATCAAGTTCCGCTTCTTCCAATAGTCTACTCGCCGTACTACTTCATTAATCATAGAAATCACTACTTCGGCAGGG GTAAAGTGATTGTTCAAACTTTAAAGCCTGTACCTACAGAAGGTCTGGGATTGAAAGACGTCGATGATCTGATGGAAAGGACGCAAAAAATGATGCGAGAAGCTCTGAAGGAGTTGACGAAAGAAGTCCTTGCACCATTGCCACCAGATTATCCTGGACTCCAAGGGATAGAAATCCCTAAGACTGAAATGAGTTGA
- the LOC107216565 gene encoding beta-1,4-glucuronyltransferase 1, with the protein MTMLGIIRRNWALRLSVVMNVFVLLYVCVHIGSLGPWIEEAPTSWAQPLVEVSKATELSATASLPEGSKAGSTRETGIGSIQDGKSAASSAATKETAALTMRDKTGKDNEEVQGGKSGNATTTQKQQESVSTTMGSMTLEEAIPCNDRSTTPKTALRGDYWVLYNYVPMSTKVRCWESVTYTTHADYTFLDNLEPLLERWQAPVSVALYAPGTDFQPTVDTIKYLRICGSPLVSQLVTFHVFFSTKHIPKTVPSSSKVLSEGWNCTLPPPWANVTVSKMYKSEKKLLYPVNVGRNIAREWAPTHYVLPSDIELYPSPDLASRFLEMIRRRDQQPLYKPNPKVFPLSIFEVSADSQVPRNKTQLQKMLKAKTAIPFHKKVCSGCHNVPRSKEWQEAPETEGLHVFHVGKRTGAFVHWEPIFIGTNNDPLYDERLSWEGKSDKMTQGYTLCVLDYDFLILDNAFLVHKPGIKTFKKDPVRDMLTGKTNALIKKIIMPELKVIYGTRKGCAV; encoded by the exons atGACCATGCTGGGAATAATACGGCGCAACTGGGCGCTGAGACTCTCGGTGGTTATGAACGTTTTCGTGCTCCTCTACGTCTGCGTGCACATCGGATCGTTAGGGCCGTGGATCGAGGAGGCGCCGACGAGTTGGGCCCAACCCTTGGTTGAGGTGTCCAAGGCGACGGAGCTGTCGGCGACCGCGAGTTTACCGGAGGGTTCAAAGGCGGGGTCGACGAGGGAGACGGGAATCGGTTCGATCCAAGATGGTAAGAGCGCTGCATCATCCGCGGCGACGAAGGAAACGGCGGCTCTGACAATGAGGGATAAAACGGGGAAGGATAACGAGGAAGTGCAGGGGGGTAAAAGCGGAAACGCTACGACGACTCAAAAGCAGCAGGAGTCCGTCAGCACGACGATGGGATCGATGACGCTGGAGGAGGCGATACCCTGTAACGACAGGTCGACGACGCCGAAAACGGCACTGAGGGGCGACTACTGGGTACTTTACAATTACGTCCCGATGTCCACGAAGGTGAGGTGCTGGGAAAGCGTGACCTACACGACCCACGCCGATTACACCTTTCTCGACAACCTCGAGCCACTGCTGGAGAGGTGGCAAGCCCCCGTTTCCGTAGCGCTTTACGCACCTGGCACAGACTTTCAACCCACGGTCGACACCATAAAGTACCTAAGGATATGCGGAAGTCCCCTGGTTTCCCAGCTCGTCACCTTCCACGTATTCTTCAGCACCAAACATATACCGAAAACT GTACCTTCGTCGAGCAAGGTGCTCTCCGAAGGTTGGAATTGCACGCTGCCTCCACCTTGGGCGAACGTGACTGTTTCCAAGATGTATAAATCTGAGAAGAAGCTTTTGTATCCCGTCAATGTGGGAAGAAACATTGCGAGGGAATGGGCTCCAACGCATTACGTCTTGCCAAGCGATATAGAACTCTATCCGAGTCCAGATCTGGCGTCGCGATTCCTTGAGATGATCAGGCGGAGAGATCAGCAGCCTCTTTACAAGCCTAATCCCAAAGTCTTTCCACTCTCTATATTTGAAGTCAGTGCTGACAGCCAAGTACCGCGGAACAAAACTCAGCTG caaaaaatgttgaaagcaAAAACGGCGATACCGTTCCACAAAAAGGTTTGCTCCGGCTGTCACAATGTACCTCGAAGCAAGGAGTGGCAAGAGGCCCCAGAAACTGAGGGACTGCACGTCTTTCACGTCGGGAAACGAACCGGAGCGTTCGTTCACTGGGAGCCAATCTTTATCGGGACAAACAACGACCCTCTCTACGATGAAAGGCTCAGTTGGGAGGGGAAAAGTGATAAAATGACACAG GGTTACACTCTCTGCGTACTGGActacgattttttaattttggacAATGCTTTCCTTGTTCATAAGCCCGGGATAAAAACCTTCAAGAAAGATCCTGTCAGGGATATGCTTACTGGAAAAACGAATGCATTGATCAAGAAAATCATCATGCCAGAGCTCAAGGTGATTTATGGAACGCGAAAAGGTTGTGCGGTGTAG